A window from Pararge aegeria chromosome 6, ilParAegt1.1, whole genome shotgun sequence encodes these proteins:
- the LOC120624185 gene encoding bax inhibitor 1, protein MTPNIRTFVNSFQSRLEPPVRQHLKNVYGTLMMTCGAASAGVYIDMYTRFQAGILSAIAGAALMLMLIATPDTGKNTKLRLGYLLGFGLTAGMGMGPLLEYVSIVDPAIIVTALLGTTLVFVCFSIAAMLGERGSWLFLGGPLMTLITSMSLMTLVNLFMQSSILSQVHLYIGLMAMCGFVLFDTQLIIEKRRMGSKDFVQHALELFIDFIGMFRRLLIILTQKEENNRRRRRD, encoded by the exons ATGACTCCAAACATCCGAACGTTCGTCAATAGTTTCCAAAGTCGACT GGAACCTCCAGTACGTCAGCATCTGAAAAATGTATATGGTACTCTAATGATGACATGTGGAGCTGCCTCAGCTGGAGTGTACATTGACATGTACACAAGATTCCAGGCTGGCATCCTATCAGCAATTGCTGGTGCAGCTCTTATGTTAATGCTGATTGCCACACCAGACACTGGCAAAAATACAAAGTTACGACTTGGCTACCTTTTAGGATTTGGGTTGACTGCAG GTATGGGAATGGGGCCATTGTTGGAATATGTGAGCATTGTTGACCCAGCCATAATTGTGACGGCTCTGTTAGGCACCACTttggtatttgtttgtttctccaTTGCGGCCATGTTGGGTGAACGAGGAAGCTGGCTCTTCCTTGGTGGACCTCTTATGACTTTGATTACTTCCATGTCACTTATGACATTGGTAAACCTTTTCATGCAATCTTCTATTCTAAGTCAG gtTCACCTTTACATTGGTTTGATGGCCATGTGCGGTTTTGTATTGTTTGACACACAACTTATTATTGAGAAGCGCAGGATGGGAAGCAAGGACTTTGTACAACATGCTCTGGAGTTGTTCATCGACTTTATCGGAATGTTCCGCAGACTTCTTATTATCTTGACACAAAAA GAGGAAAACAACCGTCGTCGTAGACGTGATTAG